A genomic stretch from Larus michahellis chromosome 7, bLarMic1.1, whole genome shotgun sequence includes:
- the LOC141746673 gene encoding UDP-glucuronosyltransferase 1A1-like: MAYVSKYSCLVSTRVLVFLSLFCLADGGKLLVVPMDGSHWLSMHSVLAALSQKEHKIVVVAPEVNLNVKASEYYTLKTYPVPLTREELGASMHSFVNDLFERRPFLQRITALYEKVQVISSVYVSSCTSLLHNKDLMQYLERSKFDALLTDPVVPCGQILALHLSVPSVFFLRGLPCSFDLQATQCPDPPSYVPRTFTENSDHMTFIQRVENLFLKSSESFLCNFAYLPFELLASDVLHRPVTMKELLSHGSIWLKRMDFVFEYPMPVMPNIVFIGGINCGKKKPLSQVLFNSISRI, from the exons ATGGCTTATGTAAGTAAATACAGTTGCTTAGTTTCTACGAGGGTTTTGGTTTTCCTGTCTCTGTTTTGCTTGGCCGATGGTGGAAAGCTGTTGGTGGTGCCAATGGATGGGAGTCACTGGCTCAGCATGCACTCAGTGCTGGCGGCCCTCAGCCAGAAAGAACACAAAATTGTCGTTGTCGCACCAGAAGTAAACTTGAACGTGAAGGCATCTGAATATTACACTCTCAAAACGTATCCAGTGCCTTTAACGAGGGAGGAACTGGGAGCAAGCATGCATTCATTTGTGAATGATCTTTTTGAGAGAAGGCCTTTTCTTCAAAGAATTACTGCGCTTTATGAAAAAGTTCAGGTCATCTCCAGTGTCTATGTCTCCTCCTGTACCAGTTTACTGCACAATAAGGATCTGATGCAATATCTTGAAAGGAGTAAATTTGATGCTCTTCTCACGGATCCTGTTGTACCATGTGGACAAATATTGGCTCTGCATCTCTCTGTCCCATCGGTTTTCTTTTTACGGGGACTCCCCTGCAGCTTTGATTTGCAGGCTACCCAGTGTCCAGACCCCCCTTCCTATGTCCCAAGAACATTTACAGAGAACTCGGACCACATGACGTTTATCCAGCGCGTGGAAAACTTATTTCTGAAATCATCAGAATCCTTTCTTTGCAATTTTGCCTATTTGCCATTTGAACTTCTGGCCTCAGATGTTCTCCACAGACCAGTAACAATGAAGGAGCTCTTAAGCCATGGATCCATTTGGCTTAAAAGAATGGATTTTGTTTTTGAGTATCCCATGCCGGTGATGCCCAACATAGTTTTCATTGGAGGTAtaaactgtggaaagaaaaagccattaTCTCAG GTACTCTTCAATAGCATTAGCAGGATCTGA